CTCTCCGGTCATGTTGCTGCTACAGGCTGCCAAAACCAGCAGCAGGGAGCCGATAACAAGGGTCCATTTGACTGTTCTCATCTTATCCTCCATTGTTTGCCGGAGCCTTCAGTCAAAGGCTCCGGCGGATTATCCGGGGTTTATTTGAAAATATGTAGTTGGGCGAGCTTTTCCACTCTTTTGGAGGGATCGCTCCTGCCCAGCCAGGTTTGAAACTGGATGAAACTGTCTTCACCGCCGCTGAGGGCGTGATCTGTAGGGCTTAGGTTGCTGCAAAAATCCTCCCACCCTGCGATCGGTTCCGCGGCAAAGACAAAGTACAAGGTTTCGATGCTGTGTTCCCGCCCGGGCAAGACCACCGCGGCCAGTTGCTGGGTCCAGGGCTCGCCAGCCTCGATTTTGTTGTTCGGATAGAGCCGGGTAGGGAAAGTCAGGGTCACGCTCTGGTCGGGCAGAAAGTCAAATATGTAGAGGTAACCGTCGCTGTTTGCGGTGGCGCTCACTAAAAAGCGGTCCCCATCCCGCAGCAGGGTGTTGCTAAGGCTCACCTTCAGGTCGTAGGCGGAATTGTAAACCCGGGGCAGACGGGTCACTTCGGCTTGGTAACGGATGTGATAGCTAAGGCTGTGGGTGGCTTTGTCGAAGACAGGATAAGCCTCCAGCACTTCTTCCGCTTGAAAACGTCCAGCCGAGGTGCTGAGCATGAAAATGCTTTTGGCAGTTTGTTCGTCGAATTCGTAATTGCGCTCCACGTACATGTCGGTGAGCAGGGTGTTGATGGTTACGTCCGCAGGCAAAGCCCTTTGCAGAGCCACTTCGCGAGCGAAGGACAGGGTCTGTTCCCGAGCCTGCTGGAGCGAAAACGTGTCATTGAAAACCCTGAAGGTATCCACCTCCACGCTCACTTTGCCGCCTGCCGCGGCTTCGATCCTCACTGTTTCGGAACCGGTCTGTCCGCTTCCGGTTCGAGGCTGGTTTGTCGGTGGTTTCTGCTTCCCTCCCATTTCCGCGAAAGCGCTTTCCGCCCGGTTGGATGAGGCCGCGGCGTCGGAAGCTGGTTTCGCCTTGTTGCTGGCGCAGCCAGTCAAGACCAGCAGCAGGGCGGCCAGCCCCAAAGCCAGGTCGAGACGGGATCTCACCATTGCACCAGCACCCTGTCCGGATCTCCGCTCTGCAACTGGGGATCCTGTTCGCGGCCCATCCTGCGAGCCTTGGAGCCCACGTTTTCTCCCAGATAGGAGTTAAGTTCCGCCTGGGTGATCTTTTTGTCGCCGTTGGCATCCGCATCTCCGCGCAGGCCTTTCATGAGGTAATAAGAAAAGAGGCCGTGCTGCATATCCAGATAAGAACTGGCGATCTGGCTTCCCGAAGCGGCGGAGAAGACGCTCACGTTGGCCGCCACGGAGGGAAGTTCGGGGCTGATAAAGACTGGTTTGGCGCCAGCCAGAAGGATCTCGTTGGCACGGGTGCCGCCGCTGAAGCAGCTGTCCAGGAAGATAGTCACCTGCCTGGCCTTGAGGCTGCCAAGGTTGGTGTAAAGTTGCTGCAGGGGATAGCCGGTGTTGGCAGGGAAATTGGGGTTGCCGTCATGGGGGAGCAGGAAAGCCTCACTGCCGGCGACATCCGGGGCTCCGTGGCCGCTGTAATAGATGAAAATCTCGCTGTCCTTTTTATTGGCGTTCTTTTCCAGCCAGCCTCTGGGATTGAAAACAGCCTGGAATTCGCCCAGGGTGGCTTCGTCATCGGTTTTTACGTAGATGTTCTCAGCGGGGATGCCCAGCGTATTTTGAAAGTATTCGCGCATGAATTCCGCGTCTCGCCTGGCAAACTCCACCTGCTGAACGTTGCGGTAGTTCTGGATGCCGATGATCACGCCCCAGCGGTTTTTCTGGGGCTTTCCATACTGCGGGATGTCCTGGTCCACATCCACCGCCAGCGCCGGAGCTGTACCTATGGGCTGATTGCTCTCCCGGCCCCGAACCACCATCTGGTCAGCGGTGCGCTCTACCCGGTTAAAAGCCAGGTTAAGGGGTTGGGCCAGTTTGCTGAACTGGGTCCGGCTTTCCTTGAGGTCCAGACTCAGGTCCAGTTTGATTGCGGTTTTGGCGGTAATGATATCGAAGACCACATCCCGGTAATCGCCGGGCTCCATGTTGCCCAAATCAAAGGTTCTGTCTGTGCTTTCCCCGTAAAGGAAGACTCCCTCGCCTGTAACGATCTGGGCAGTAACGTTTCGGGCTGTGCCTCTTCCGCGGTTGTGAACCCGGGCACGCACCTCCACCGGTTCGGCGGTCTCTATCCTGCCATTCTTGTTGTAGTCGTCAATGCCGATATCCGCGATATAGAGGTCCGGCGGCTGTAGGGCGCGGGTAGAAAATCTCAAGACTTTATCCTCCGGTGGAAAACCGTTTTGTTCGCTGAAGCGGATGTTCAATTCCGCCTGTGCGTCCCTAAGTTCCATCCCAGCTATGAGCCGCAGGTCCTTGCTTACCTGCTCGCCAGGCTTGATCTCGCCAAAATAGACGCTGTTGGGGTAGCTGATCCCAGACGCGGTGCCCAGGTCAAACCTGGCCTCCACCATATAGGCACTGCCTTTGCCGCTGTTTTTTACCGTTATGCCCACCAGGGCGGTCTCCTCCGCGTCCAGCATGTCGTTGCCGCCGGGCTCACTGAAGCTGACCACCGCCGACAGCATCGGCGGGATCAAGGCTTCCGTGGTGATTGGACCCGCCAGGGCTGGGGCTTTGTCGGTGGATGAAAAAGTACCGCCCGGTCCGGCCAGCTGCGCCTCCAGATAGCTCCACCGCAGGTTTTCATCCAGTTGCCGGGTTACCCTCAGTTCGTAACGCGAAAAGTCTTTCTTGACCTCAGGGCCTTTGGCCAAAGGCACCACAATGTCGAAAGAGCGCTCCGGGATGCTGACCCGGAACTTTTGGGAATCCGCGTCATAGGCCCCCAGCGTGCCTTTCAGAACCACCGTCTCGCGTGACTTGGCCAGCAACTCCTGGAGATTCCTGCGTAGCGCGGCGCTCCTGGTTTCATGCGCAGCGCGCAGGTCCTGGATTTTCTTGGCGTATTCAGCTTGGATGGCCTTAATCTGGTTGCCCAGATCCTTTTTGCGCTGCTCGAATTGGGCGGTGGTCTCAAACTCTCCTTTCACTGGGTTCCGCAGTGAGGCCAGTTTTTGGTCCCGCTCCGCTTCCAATTGGCCGGATTCGAAGGGAACCGCCAGCCAGTTTTTGATGGCCAGGGCTTCCTCGCGCAGACCTGCGGTAAGGCTGCAAGCCAACAGCAACATCACAAATACAAAGATTTCTCGTCTCATTCTGACCTCAAAATTGGGGTACGAATATTCGTTTCAGCACCACCATTTCTTGTCAAGGACAAAATCCTCTGTTGACCATGAACATCAATGCAAGCTTTAATTTCATATCTATGGGTATTATATTCTCGACTGCGCCGAAGCACAAAAAAAGAAAAAGACCAAAAGATAGAGGTAAAATCAGTTAGCCCTGACTACCCGAAAGCCGTCGACGCTGCCGTTGCGCCAGGAGCCGGGATTGAAGCTGTCGCGAAGTGCAACCCGGCAGTAGTTGCCGAGGTTGCCCCAGGAACCGCCACGCAGGACGCGGGATGAGCCCGAGCCTGTCCCTTTCGGGTCGGAGCCCGCGCTCTTGGCATAGTAACCGCTGTCATACCAGTCCCAGCACCATTCCCAAACGTTACCGCTCATATCGTGCAGCCCCAGTTCGTTGGCGGCCTTGGTCCCTACTTCGTGTGTTTTATTACTGGAATTGCCATCATACCAAGCCACGGAGCCGATGTCGTTGGAACCGGAATACTTATAGCCTTTGCCCTTGACTCCGCCCCGGGCCGCGAATTC
This genomic window from Candidatus Cloacimonadota bacterium contains:
- a CDS encoding DUF4384 domain-containing protein, which gives rise to MVRSRLDLALGLAALLLVLTGCASNKAKPASDAAASSNRAESAFAEMGGKQKPPTNQPRTGSGQTGSETVRIEAAAGGKVSVEVDTFRVFNDTFSLQQAREQTLSFAREVALQRALPADVTINTLLTDMYVERNYEFDEQTAKSIFMLSTSAGRFQAEEVLEAYPVFDKATHSLSYHIRYQAEVTRLPRVYNSAYDLKVSLSNTLLRDGDRFLVSATANSDGYLYIFDFLPDQSVTLTFPTRLYPNNKIEAGEPWTQQLAAVVLPGREHSIETLYFVFAAEPIAGWEDFCSNLSPTDHALSGGEDSFIQFQTWLGRSDPSKRVEKLAQLHIFK